A section of the Paracoccaceae bacterium genome encodes:
- a CDS encoding ribonuclease T yields MRALILVLLWPFAALAEGEQAGDFDYYVLSLSWSPTWCALEGDARGSPQCDDDAGFGWVLHGLWPQYERGWPSYCRTGARDPSRRDTAAMADIMGSGGSAWHQWKKHGRCSGLSSEDFFALSREAYARVTRPEVFRQLDRDIKLPAGVVEQAFLEENEALVADGITITCKASRIQEARICLTRALEPRPCGADVVRDCKLSGALFESMPQARKGPEP; encoded by the coding sequence ATGCGAGCACTCATTCTGGTTCTGTTGTGGCCGTTCGCGGCCCTGGCCGAGGGCGAACAGGCGGGCGATTTCGACTATTACGTGCTGTCGCTGTCATGGTCGCCGACCTGGTGCGCACTGGAAGGCGATGCGCGCGGGTCACCGCAATGTGACGATGACGCGGGGTTTGGCTGGGTGCTGCACGGGCTTTGGCCGCAATACGAACGCGGCTGGCCCAGCTATTGCCGCACGGGCGCGCGGGATCCGTCGCGCCGCGATACGGCGGCGATGGCCGATATCATGGGGTCGGGCGGTTCGGCCTGGCATCAGTGGAAGAAGCACGGGCGCTGTTCGGGCCTGTCGTCAGAAGACTTTTTTGCCCTGTCGCGCGAGGCTTACGCCCGTGTGACCCGCCCCGAGGTTTTTCGCCAGCTGGACCGTGACATCAAACTGCCCGCCGGCGTGGTTGAACAGGCGTTTCTTGAGGAAAACGAGGCTTTGGTGGCCGACGGGATCACCATCACCTGCAAGGCGAGCCGCATTCAGGAGGCGCGCATCTGCCTGACGCGTGCGTTGGAGCCCAGACCCTGCGGCGCGGACGTGGTGCGCGATTGCAAGTTGAGCGGCGCATTGTTTGAATCAATGCCACAGGCCCGTAAAGGGCCTGAACCCTAA
- a CDS encoding cytochrome c oxidase subunit 3, translated as MAHAKNHDYHILNPSVWPFIGAVGGFVMLFGAVLWMKEVTAADIPLYPWVFIFGLLMVAYVMYAWWADVVEESQIGDHTPVVRLGLRYGFIFFIMSEVMFFSAWFWSFFKHAMYPMHPDGISPAVDGVWPPAGIEVFDPWHLPLINTLILLLSGCAATWAHHALVHENNRKDLVNGLIIAIALGALFTFFQAYEYSHAAFGFSGNIYGANFFMATGFHGAHVLIGTIFLFVCLMRALRGHFTPERHVGFEAAAWYWHFVDVVWLFLFAAIYIWGS; from the coding sequence ATGGCACATGCAAAGAACCACGATTATCACATCCTGAACCCCTCGGTCTGGCCATTCATCGGTGCGGTTGGCGGCTTCGTCATGCTGTTCGGTGCGGTCTTGTGGATGAAAGAGGTTACGGCCGCCGACATCCCGCTTTACCCGTGGGTGTTCATCTTTGGCCTGCTGATGGTCGCCTATGTGATGTACGCATGGTGGGCCGACGTGGTTGAGGAAAGCCAGATCGGCGATCACACACCGGTTGTGCGCCTTGGCCTGCGCTATGGCTTCATCTTCTTCATCATGTCCGAGGTGATGTTCTTTTCCGCCTGGTTCTGGTCGTTCTTCAAGCACGCCATGTATCCGATGCACCCCGATGGCATCAGTCCTGCCGTGGACGGCGTCTGGCCACCTGCCGGGATCGAGGTCTTCGACCCCTGGCATCTGCCGCTGATAAACACGCTGATCCTGCTGTTGTCGGGCTGTGCGGCGACCTGGGCGCACCACGCGCTGGTGCATGAAAACAACCGTAAAGACCTGGTGAACGGGCTGATCATCGCCATCGCGCTGGGGGCGTTGTTTACCTTCTTCCAGGCGTATGAGTACAGCCACGCGGCTTTTGGTTTCTCGGGCAATATCTATGGCGCGAACTTCTTCATGGCGACCGGCTTTCACGGCGCGCATGTTCTGATCGGCACGATCTTCCTGTTCGTCTGCCTGATGCGTGCCCTGCGCGGCCACTTCACCCCCGAACGCCACGTGGGTTTTGAGGCTGCGGCCTGGTACTGGCACTTCGTCGATGTGGTCTGGCTGTTCCTTTTCGCCGCCATCTATATCTGGGGAAGCTGA
- a CDS encoding SURF1 family protein gives MTRLTLIIIGAIAGFVLLAALGIWQMQRLDWKQNVLGELEAAMTADPVALPAMPQAEAHRYLPVAAEGVFTGDELHVLASVKGEGAVYRVIAPFQTTDGRLVMVDRGTIPTDQKDTVREPSAARVIGNLHWPDEVDEFTPDPQREENIWFARDVPLMAAVLGTEPVLLVAREIGGLEATTTPHPIDTSGIPNDHLQYAITWFALALIWAGMTVTLVHRISRPRRRRF, from the coding sequence ATGACTCGACTGACCCTCATCATCATTGGTGCAATCGCAGGCTTTGTCCTGCTGGCAGCACTCGGCATCTGGCAGATGCAGCGCCTCGACTGGAAACAGAATGTATTGGGAGAGCTTGAGGCCGCCATGACCGCCGATCCGGTGGCCTTGCCCGCGATGCCGCAGGCAGAGGCGCATCGCTATCTTCCGGTCGCCGCCGAAGGTGTCTTCACCGGGGATGAACTGCACGTGCTGGCCAGCGTCAAAGGCGAAGGCGCTGTGTATCGCGTGATTGCCCCGTTCCAGACGACAGATGGCCGCCTTGTCATGGTTGATCGTGGCACGATCCCGACAGATCAGAAAGACACGGTTCGCGAACCTTCGGCGGCACGCGTTATCGGCAACCTGCACTGGCCGGACGAGGTTGACGAGTTTACGCCAGACCCCCAGCGCGAAGAAAACATCTGGTTCGCCCGTGACGTGCCGCTGATGGCAGCCGTGCTGGGGACCGAACCGGTTCTGCTGGTCGCGCGCGAAATTGGCGGTCTGGAAGCAACTACCACCCCGCATCCCATCGACACCTCGGGCATTCCCAACGATCATCTGCAATACGCGATCACCTGGTTTGCGCTGGCATTGATCTGGGCGGGGATGACAGTGACGCTGGTTCACCGTATCAGTCGTCCCAGACGGCGGCGGTTCTAA
- a CDS encoding metalloregulator ArsR/SmtB family transcription factor, translating into MPTTDAAFAALADPTRRAILARLADGELGVMDIARPFRMSQPAISRHLKVLEGAGLIERRIDGTRRPCRLAPQGLASVEDWLAGLHRVMSARDCLAPKFWAISD; encoded by the coding sequence CTGCCCACCACCGACGCCGCATTCGCGGCCCTTGCCGACCCGACGCGGCGCGCAATTCTTGCCCGCCTTGCGGATGGTGAGCTGGGCGTCATGGATATCGCCAGGCCGTTCAGGATGAGTCAGCCTGCGATCTCTCGCCATCTGAAAGTGCTGGAAGGTGCTGGCCTGATCGAACGGCGCATCGACGGCACACGCCGCCCCTGTCGCCTTGCGCCGCAAGGGCTGGCCTCGGTCGAGGATTGGCTGGCCGGGCTGCATCGCGTGATGTCGGCGCGCGATTGTCTAGCCCCCAAGTTCTGGGCCATTTCTGATTAG
- the topA gene encoding type I DNA topoisomerase has protein sequence MPVVVVESPAKAKTINSYLGKDYTVLASFGHVRDLPPKDGSVDTDNDFAMKWEVASDSKKHVKAIADALKNDPELILATDPDREGEAISWHLEETLRGRKALKKDTPVSRVVFNAITKSAVTEAMANPRQVDMELVEAYLARRALDYLVGFNLSPVLWRKLPGTKSAGRVQSVCLRLIVEREMEIEAFRAREFWSVRAMIETPRGQTFEARLTVLGGKKLDKFDIKDATAAELAVQAVTSRALKIASVESKPANRNPSAPFMTSTLQQEASRKFGFGARQTMSVAQRLYEAGLITYMRTDGIDMAPEAVMAARDAIKDRYGADYVPGSPRMYKNKAKNAQEAHECIRPTELSKSTEDARIADADQRKLYDLIWKRTIASQMAAARLERTTVDVASDDGQVMLRATGQVMIFDGFLKVYEEGRDEALEDDDSRRLPQVHQGEAAKLAAGGLSGDFDKGSDNLIEVAANGAMMRSASAVLSENGAVLGSQHHTQPPPRYTEATLVKRMEELGIGRPSTYASIVTTIQDREYVRKDKGRLFPEDKGRLVIAFLENYFRRYVGYEFTAHLEEELDDITSGDREWTDVLGKFWRDFSAAIAETSELWITEVLEKINDVLEPHLFPPTEDGGDPRLCPHCGAGRLSMRTARSGGAFIGCSNYPECRYTRPFGPPDPEAEASAIPPDGKLLGEDAGDEIRIFKGRFGPYAQRGPVTEENKKPPRQSIPEQWPAEEVTLEQAVRLLSLPREIGPHPEDGVMVWSNIGRYGPYLKHAESTSFRGGTNANLESIEEVFTVGMNRAVQLLAEKVASRGARGAKTLHELGDHPDGGPVSVMEGKYGPYVKWEKINATIPKETAPEAVTMEQAVELLAERAAKKGVRKKKAAPKKKKAAAKKKPAA, from the coding sequence ATGCCCGTTGTTGTTGTTGAATCCCCGGCCAAGGCGAAAACCATCAACAGCTATTTAGGCAAGGATTACACGGTTCTGGCCAGTTTCGGGCACGTCCGTGACCTGCCGCCCAAGGATGGGTCGGTCGACACCGACAACGACTTTGCGATGAAATGGGAAGTCGCCAGTGATTCCAAGAAACACGTTAAAGCGATTGCCGACGCGCTGAAAAATGACCCTGAACTGATCCTCGCCACTGACCCCGATCGCGAGGGGGAGGCGATCAGCTGGCATCTGGAAGAAACCCTGCGCGGCAGAAAGGCGCTGAAGAAGGACACGCCGGTCAGCCGCGTGGTTTTCAACGCAATCACCAAATCCGCCGTGACCGAAGCGATGGCGAACCCGCGCCAAGTCGACATGGAACTGGTCGAGGCGTATCTGGCCCGCCGGGCGCTGGATTACCTTGTCGGCTTCAACCTGTCGCCGGTGCTTTGGCGCAAACTGCCGGGTACGAAATCCGCAGGCCGTGTGCAATCCGTCTGCCTGCGCCTGATCGTCGAACGCGAGATGGAGATCGAGGCCTTCCGCGCCCGCGAATTCTGGTCGGTCCGCGCGATGATCGAAACCCCGCGCGGCCAGACGTTCGAGGCGCGGTTGACGGTGCTGGGCGGCAAGAAGCTCGATAAATTCGACATCAAAGATGCTACCGCCGCCGAACTGGCCGTGCAGGCGGTCACCTCACGGGCGCTCAAGATCGCCTCGGTCGAATCCAAGCCTGCCAACCGCAACCCGTCTGCGCCGTTCATGACCTCGACCCTGCAACAGGAAGCCAGCCGCAAATTCGGCTTTGGCGCCCGCCAAACGATGAGCGTCGCCCAGCGCCTCTACGAGGCCGGGCTGATCACCTATATGCGGACCGACGGCATCGACATGGCGCCCGAAGCGGTGATGGCAGCGCGCGATGCGATCAAGGATCGCTATGGCGCGGATTATGTGCCCGGCTCTCCGCGGATGTATAAGAACAAGGCGAAAAATGCGCAGGAAGCGCATGAATGTATTCGCCCGACCGAGCTGTCCAAATCGACCGAGGATGCACGGATCGCCGATGCGGATCAGAGGAAGCTCTATGATCTGATCTGGAAGCGCACGATTGCCAGCCAGATGGCCGCGGCCCGTCTGGAACGCACCACCGTCGACGTGGCCAGCGACGATGGCCAGGTGATGCTGCGTGCCACGGGTCAGGTGATGATCTTTGACGGGTTTCTCAAGGTTTACGAAGAAGGCCGCGACGAAGCGCTCGAGGATGACGACAGCCGCAGGTTGCCTCAGGTCCATCAGGGCGAAGCCGCCAAACTGGCCGCTGGTGGTCTGTCGGGTGATTTCGACAAGGGCAGCGATAATCTGATCGAGGTTGCAGCCAATGGCGCGATGATGCGCTCGGCTTCCGCTGTCTTGTCCGAAAACGGCGCGGTGCTGGGCAGCCAGCACCATACGCAACCGCCGCCGCGCTATACCGAGGCGACGCTGGTCAAGCGCATGGAAGAACTGGGGATTGGTCGCCCCTCGACCTATGCCAGCATCGTTACGACGATCCAGGATCGCGAATATGTCCGCAAGGACAAGGGCCGCCTGTTTCCCGAAGACAAGGGGCGGCTGGTGATCGCGTTCCTCGAAAACTATTTCCGCCGCTATGTGGGGTATGAGTTCACCGCCCATCTGGAAGAGGAGCTGGATGACATCACCAGCGGCGACCGGGAATGGACCGATGTGCTGGGCAAGTTCTGGCGCGACTTTTCCGCAGCGATTGCGGAGACTTCGGAGCTGTGGATCACCGAAGTCCTCGAAAAAATCAACGATGTGCTGGAACCACATCTTTTCCCCCCAACCGAAGACGGCGGCGATCCGCGCCTGTGCCCGCATTGTGGCGCCGGGCGGCTGTCGATGCGCACCGCTCGTTCGGGCGGGGCATTCATCGGCTGCTCCAACTATCCCGAATGCCGCTATACCCGCCCCTTCGGCCCGCCCGATCCCGAGGCCGAGGCCAGCGCAATACCGCCCGATGGCAAGCTGCTGGGCGAAGATGCGGGCGACGAGATCCGCATATTCAAAGGCCGCTTTGGTCCCTACGCCCAGCGCGGTCCCGTGACGGAAGAAAACAAGAAGCCGCCGCGCCAGTCGATCCCCGAACAATGGCCCGCCGAAGAGGTGACGCTGGAACAGGCCGTGCGCCTGCTGTCGCTGCCGCGCGAAATTGGCCCGCACCCGGAAGACGGGGTGATGGTCTGGTCCAATATCGGACGCTATGGCCCGTATCTGAAACACGCCGAAAGCACCTCGTTCCGGGGGGGGACCAACGCGAATCTGGAAAGCATCGAAGAGGTGTTTACCGTCGGCATGAACCGCGCCGTGCAGCTGCTGGCCGAAAAAGTCGCCAGCCGCGGGGCGCGTGGCGCCAAGACGCTGCACGAATTGGGCGACCACCCCGATGGCGGCCCGGTCAGCGTGATGGAAGGCAAATACGGGCCTTACGTGAAGTGGGAAAAGATCAACGCCACGATCCCGAAAGAAACCGCGCCTGAAGCCGTGACGATGGAACAAGCCGTGGAACTTCTGGCCGAACGGGCCGCGAAAAAAGGCGTTCGCAAGAAAAAGGCGGCCCCGAAGAAGAAGAAGGCCGCCGCCAAGAAAAAACCTGCGGCGTAA
- a CDS encoding cytochrome c oxidase assembly protein: MARRKKRTARQMIGVALVMGALAWASVPFYNWFCSVTGFGGTPLVAAEAPAEVLDQTVTVRFDASLERGMPWTFKPELREITAKIGEPMLAYYIAHNPTDRPVAGSASFNVAPYEAGGFFTKIDCFCFELQVLQPGETVRMPVTFFVDPEMVDDRDAKFVKHITLSYTFHVTDLPEEQAALAIPSQQDDL; encoded by the coding sequence CTGGCCCGGCGCAAGAAACGCACGGCGCGCCAGATGATTGGCGTGGCGCTGGTGATGGGCGCGCTGGCCTGGGCTTCGGTTCCGTTTTACAACTGGTTTTGCAGCGTCACAGGCTTTGGCGGCACGCCGCTGGTCGCGGCTGAGGCCCCCGCCGAGGTGCTGGATCAGACGGTTACAGTACGCTTTGATGCCTCGCTCGAACGTGGCATGCCCTGGACGTTCAAGCCCGAGCTGCGCGAAATCACCGCCAAGATCGGCGAACCGATGCTGGCCTATTACATCGCCCACAACCCGACCGACCGGCCCGTCGCAGGCAGCGCCAGTTTCAATGTCGCACCTTACGAGGCTGGCGGGTTTTTCACCAAGATCGACTGCTTCTGCTTTGAACTTCAGGTTCTGCAACCCGGGGAAACGGTGCGCATGCCTGTCACTTTCTTTGTTGACCCCGAAATGGTCGATGATCGCGACGCAAAGTTTGTCAAACACATCACGCTGTCCTACACCTTCCACGTAACTGACCTGCCCGAAGAACAGGCCGCGCTGGCCATCCCTTCGCAGCAGGACGACCTATAA
- a CDS encoding transposase: protein MARKRHSDEDVLKLLREIELKLTGGSDVASACRSVGISDATYYNWRKRFGGMGRSQLSEMRSLEKENGRLKKIVAELELDKLILKESLNYLKPRA from the coding sequence ATGGCACGGAAACGGCATTCGGACGAAGATGTATTGAAGCTGCTGCGTGAGATTGAGCTGAAGCTGACGGGAGGAAGTGACGTTGCATCGGCGTGTCGTAGCGTCGGCATCAGCGATGCGACATATTACAACTGGCGGAAACGGTTTGGTGGTATGGGACGGTCGCAGTTGTCGGAGATGCGCAGCCTGGAAAAGGAGAATGGGCGTCTCAAGAAGATCGTCGCTGAGCTTGAATTGGACAAGCTGATCCTCAAAGAAAGCCTGAACTACTTAAAGCCCAGGGCCTGA
- the coxB gene encoding cytochrome c oxidase subunit II, with translation MQMKSIATGIMAAFFGAAAQAQVADPTGLEVVGKPDPDATGFQPAVTSLMQDIVWLDNMVHGIMAAITVFVTLLLIWVIVRFNHRANPEPARFTHNTPIEVTWTLVPVVILVFIGAFSLPVLFDQQEIPEADVTIKATGNQWFWTHEYVDHEFGFDSFMLPREDLAAAGYNNDEYLLATDTAVVVPVNKTIVVQVTGSDVIHAWAMPAFGVKQDGVPGRLAELWFKAEREGVYFGQCSELCGKDHAYMPITVKVVSQEAYEAWLDSAIAEYAGIPRTVKVAAAD, from the coding sequence ATGCAGATGAAATCAATCGCAACCGGGATCATGGCAGCCTTCTTCGGTGCGGCCGCACAGGCACAGGTGGCCGACCCCACGGGGCTTGAGGTTGTGGGCAAGCCGGATCCGGATGCAACGGGCTTCCAGCCCGCCGTGACCAGCCTGATGCAGGACATCGTGTGGCTGGACAACATGGTGCACGGGATCATGGCTGCGATCACCGTATTCGTCACATTGCTGCTGATCTGGGTGATCGTGCGCTTCAACCACCGCGCCAATCCCGAACCGGCGCGGTTCACCCACAACACCCCGATCGAGGTGACCTGGACTCTGGTTCCGGTGGTGATTCTGGTCTTTATCGGCGCATTTTCCTTGCCGGTTCTGTTCGATCAGCAGGAAATCCCCGAAGCTGACGTGACCATCAAGGCGACCGGGAACCAGTGGTTCTGGACGCATGAGTATGTTGACCATGAATTCGGCTTCGACAGCTTCATGCTTCCGCGCGAAGATCTGGCCGCTGCCGGGTACAACAATGACGAATACCTGTTGGCCACCGACACGGCCGTCGTGGTGCCGGTCAACAAGACCATCGTTGTGCAGGTCACCGGATCGGACGTGATCCACGCCTGGGCGATGCCCGCATTCGGCGTCAAGCAGGACGGCGTGCCGGGCCGCCTGGCCGAACTTTGGTTCAAGGCCGAGCGTGAGGGCGTATATTTCGGCCAGTGTTCCGAGCTTTGCGGCAAGGATCACGCCTATATGCCGATCACCGTAAAGGTCGTCAGTCAGGAAGCTTATGAAGCCTGGCTGGACAGCGCGATCGCCGAATACGCCGGAATTCCGCGCACCGTGAAGGTGGCCGCCGCCGACTGA
- a CDS encoding IS3 family transposase codes for MGQADPQRKPELLKAQGLTTGELRQAVIHTRQKLATSERRTCRVVGMARSSLQYRPAPKDDDALRLALIRLAKQYGRYGYRKVSELLRIEGWRVNHKKVERLWQEEGLQLPQRHRKRRRLYHKDSSIIRLRPTHPNHIWSIDFVHDKLSNGRSYKMLTVLDEYTRQALAVEVRSRMGAEDVLEALYPLLLCHGTPEYIRSDNGPEFVAKAMQEWLVRVGVRPIRIYPGSPWENGYNERFNGTLRHEILNAEWFTTTKQAQIVINHWLKQYNHTRPHQALNMRPPMPETLIRNGPELGG; via the coding sequence ATTGGACAAGCTGATCCTCAAAGAAAGCCTGAACTACTTAAAGCCCAGGGCCTGACGACTGGGGAGCTCCGTCAGGCCGTTATTCATACGCGCCAAAAGCTCGCGACCTCGGAGCGGAGGACCTGCCGGGTCGTCGGTATGGCGCGAAGCTCTCTGCAATATCGACCCGCGCCAAAAGACGATGATGCTCTACGGCTCGCTTTGATCCGCCTGGCCAAGCAATATGGGCGCTACGGCTATCGTAAAGTTTCGGAACTCCTGCGCATCGAGGGCTGGCGGGTCAATCATAAGAAGGTTGAGCGTCTCTGGCAGGAAGAAGGACTGCAACTCCCGCAGCGGCACAGGAAGCGCAGACGGCTTTATCACAAGGACAGCTCGATCATTCGCCTCAGGCCGACGCATCCGAACCACATCTGGAGCATCGACTTCGTTCACGACAAGCTCAGCAATGGCCGGAGCTACAAGATGCTGACCGTTCTGGATGAGTACACCCGGCAGGCCCTGGCCGTGGAAGTTCGCAGCAGGATGGGCGCCGAAGATGTTCTGGAGGCGCTATATCCGCTGCTCCTCTGCCATGGCACGCCGGAGTATATCCGCTCCGACAACGGCCCAGAGTTCGTAGCCAAGGCGATGCAGGAGTGGTTGGTTCGCGTTGGTGTTCGACCAATTAGAATCTATCCGGGGTCCCCTTGGGAAAACGGATACAACGAGAGGTTCAACGGCACTCTCCGGCACGAGATCCTCAACGCTGAATGGTTCACAACAACGAAACAGGCACAGATCGTCATCAATCATTGGCTTAAGCAGTACAACCACACACGTCCGCACCAGGCTCTGAACATGCGACCACCAATGCCAGAAACTCTAATCAGAAATGGCCCAGAACTTGGGGGCTAG
- a CDS encoding DUF1013 domain-containing protein, which translates to MNTPLMAKATAVWLVDNTTMTFKQVADFCELHELEVQGIADGDVAAGVKGFDPIANNQLTQEEIDKAEADPLHKLTLKFNPASVGEEKRRGPRYTPLSKRQDRPASILWLVKFHPELSDAQISKLVGTTKPTIQSLRERTHWNIANIQPIDPVALGLCKQSELDAAVQKANAKKAREGSVMSDDERRKLVSTEQSLGGDAEAKIPTAISGLETFTLTESDEGEEKEAALPDADSLFTFDGSDDADDEEDNSDDPRD; encoded by the coding sequence ATGAACACCCCCCTGATGGCCAAGGCCACCGCCGTCTGGCTGGTCGACAACACCACGATGACCTTCAAGCAGGTCGCCGATTTTTGCGAGCTGCACGAATTGGAAGTGCAGGGCATCGCCGATGGTGACGTTGCAGCCGGGGTAAAAGGGTTCGACCCGATCGCCAACAACCAGCTGACCCAGGAAGAGATTGACAAGGCCGAAGCCGATCCGCTGCACAAGCTGACGCTGAAGTTCAACCCCGCCTCGGTAGGCGAGGAAAAGCGCCGCGGGCCGCGCTATACCCCGTTGTCCAAGCGTCAGGACCGCCCGGCGTCGATCCTGTGGCTGGTCAAGTTTCACCCCGAATTGTCGGACGCGCAGATCTCCAAGCTGGTGGGCACCACCAAACCGACGATCCAGTCCTTGCGCGAACGCACCCATTGGAACATTGCCAATATCCAGCCGATCGACCCGGTCGCGCTTGGCCTGTGCAAACAGTCCGAACTGGATGCAGCCGTGCAGAAAGCCAACGCCAAGAAGGCGCGGGAAGGCAGTGTGATGTCGGATGATGAACGCCGCAAGCTGGTCAGCACCGAACAATCGCTGGGCGGCGACGCCGAGGCCAAGATTCCGACCGCGATTTCGGGGCTGGAGACATTCACGCTGACCGAATCCGATGAAGGCGAAGAAAAAGAGGCCGCCCTGCCCGACGCAGACAGCCTGTTCACATTTGACGGATCGGATGACGCCGATGATGAAGAAGACAACAGCGACGATCCGCGCGACTGA
- a CDS encoding protoheme IX farnesyltransferase: MTDATAITADYEAGFGDYVALLKPRVMSLVVFTALVGLLVAPGALHPFVGFTAVLCIAVGAGASGALNMWWDADIDAVMKRTAGRPVPSGRVTAGEALAIGLTLSGFSVMMLGLATNLLAAGLLAFTIFFYAVVYTMWLKRWTSQNIVIGGASGAFPPMIGWAAVTGGVAVESLLMFALIFMWTPPHFWALALFMKSDYKDAGVPMLTVTHGRRVTRTHILAYTVLLVPVAIWLALTSIGGPVTLAAAVVLNALFLKGAWDIWNRDEGAAEADKYLAERKFFKLSLAYLFLHFGALLVDATWRALV, encoded by the coding sequence ATGACCGACGCAACTGCGATCACTGCGGACTATGAGGCCGGGTTCGGCGACTATGTCGCCCTGCTGAAGCCGCGTGTGATGTCTCTTGTGGTGTTCACGGCGCTGGTCGGCCTTCTGGTTGCGCCCGGCGCGCTGCATCCCTTCGTCGGGTTCACGGCTGTGTTGTGCATCGCGGTCGGGGCCGGGGCCTCGGGCGCGCTGAACATGTGGTGGGACGCGGATATTGATGCGGTGATGAAGCGCACCGCGGGCCGTCCCGTGCCATCGGGCCGCGTCACTGCCGGAGAGGCATTGGCCATCGGCCTGACGCTCAGCGGGTTTTCCGTGATGATGCTGGGGCTGGCGACCAACTTGCTGGCCGCTGGTCTGCTGGCCTTTACGATCTTCTTCTACGCCGTCGTGTACACCATGTGGCTGAAACGCTGGACGTCGCAGAACATCGTGATCGGCGGGGCCTCGGGCGCGTTCCCGCCAATGATCGGCTGGGCAGCGGTGACCGGTGGCGTCGCGGTCGAAAGCCTTCTGATGTTCGCGCTGATCTTCATGTGGACGCCGCCGCATTTCTGGGCGCTCGCCCTGTTCATGAAGTCCGATTACAAGGACGCAGGCGTGCCGATGCTGACCGTGACTCACGGGCGGCGTGTCACCCGGACCCATATTCTGGCCTATACCGTTCTACTGGTGCCGGTTGCGATCTGGCTGGCGCTGACCTCGATCGGCGGGCCGGTCACGCTGGCTGCGGCGGTGGTTCTGAATGCGCTGTTCCTGAAAGGCGCCTGGGACATCTGGAACCGGGATGAAGGCGCGGCCGAGGCTGACAAATACCTGGCTGAGCGGAAGTTCTTCAAACTCTCGCTCGCCTACCTGTTCCTGCATTTCGGCGCGCTTCTGGTCGATGCAACCTGGCGGGCGCTGGTATGA
- a CDS encoding IS630 family transposase (programmed frameshift) — MSAPLPSALRIRFQRYIEEGLSGRAAALRLKLSPATGARWARQVRMKGHAEPARQGPPRGKGKLAPHREFFEELIAQDPDITLFELRNALADAEGVRVHHSSIANLLSRLGFTYKKSLVATERRRAKVRQQRADWFRYRSPAIATFPERVVFIDETAVKTNLTRLRGRAKRGKRLTMDAPFGSWGTQTLIAGLTQGALIAPWVIKGAIDGPAFAAYIREVLVPEINPGTVVILDNLATHRNKEATQALRNHGCWFLYLPPYSPDLNPIEQAFSKLKAHLRRIGARSFTQVFEAIGAICDLYDPVECWNYFKAAGYVSG, encoded by the exons ATGTCAGCACCTTTGCCATCTGCGCTTCGGATACGGTTTCAGAGATACATTGAAGAAGGGTTGAGCGGGCGCGCGGCGGCGTTGCGGTTGAAGCTGTCGCCTGCCACAGGCGCGCGGTGGGCGCGTCAGGTGAGGATGAAGGGTCATGCGGAACCTGCCCGGCAGGGACCGCCGCGCGGCAAGGGAAAGCTGGCTCCGCATCGGGAATTCTTTGAGGAGTTGATCGCACAAGACCCTGACATCACGCTCTTTGAGTTGCGTAATGCGCTGGCCGATGCAGAGGGTGTGCGGGTGCATCACTCCTCCATCGCCAACCTTCTGTCCCGGCTCGGCTTCACGTAC AAAAAGTCGCTGGTCGCAACCGAGCGCCGCCGCGCCAAGGTAAGGCAGCAACGGGCCGACTGGTTCAGATACCGCTCGCCAGCCATTGCGACCTTTCCTGAGCGCGTTGTCTTTATTGACGAAACCGCAGTGAAGACAAACCTCACGCGCCTACGCGGCAGAGCCAAGCGCGGTAAGCGCCTGACGATGGATGCGCCCTTCGGAAGCTGGGGAACCCAAACCTTGATCGCGGGCCTGACCCAAGGCGCGCTGATCGCACCTTGGGTCATCAAGGGAGCGATAGATGGCCCCGCCTTCGCGGCCTACATCCGCGAAGTGCTGGTCCCCGAGATCAACCCCGGCACTGTCGTCATTCTCGACAACCTGGCAACCCACCGGAATAAGGAGGCGACGCAGGCTTTACGCAATCACGGCTGCTGGTTCCTTTACCTGCCACCGTACTCGCCCGACCTGAATCCCATCGAGCAGGCCTTCTCTAAACTGAAAGCCCATTTGCGACGGATCGGGGCCAGGTCCTTTACCCAGGTCTTCGAAGCAATCGGAGCAATCTGCGATCTCTACGACCCAGTAGAATGCTGGAACTACTTTAAGGCCGCCGGATATGTCTCAGGTTAA